From a region of the Streptococcus ruminantium genome:
- a CDS encoding DUF1700 domain-containing protein: MTRSEYMAQLEKYLKKLPHKEFQEAITFFNEYFDEAGPEKESAIIEELGSPKEAASELINNMLSRHIEGETKDSDKLIDSTKPNNHPIYVFVALAFTFLLSWFFLSSGSVLGIFGIFIGAICGAFYLGKNLQEFRAVKKTVWLAFLAILSLPIAIPATLLLGGALIFLIFLVLGFLIGGLALGIGLFIGGAYLIWEGFSLLSQDFNVFLMGFGSGLSLIGGSILLYILTGFFAYWSWWLVKACFKWILKRGKRA, from the coding sequence ATGACAAGATCTGAATACATGGCTCAGTTGGAAAAATACTTGAAAAAATTACCACACAAAGAATTCCAAGAAGCTATTACTTTTTTCAACGAATATTTTGATGAAGCTGGTCCAGAAAAAGAATCAGCTATCATAGAAGAATTAGGCTCTCCTAAAGAGGCTGCCAGTGAGCTAATCAATAACATGCTCAGTCGACATATTGAAGGAGAAACAAAGGATAGCGACAAACTGATAGATAGCACGAAGCCAAATAACCATCCGATCTATGTCTTTGTTGCCCTTGCGTTCACTTTTCTGTTGTCCTGGTTCTTTCTCTCCTCTGGATCTGTTCTAGGAATATTTGGTATTTTCATTGGCGCGATTTGTGGAGCTTTCTACCTTGGGAAAAACTTACAGGAATTTCGAGCGGTCAAAAAGACTGTCTGGTTAGCTTTCTTAGCCATTCTATCTCTTCCAATCGCTATTCCAGCTACACTTCTTTTAGGCGGAGCCTTGATTTTTCTCATTTTCCTAGTTCTAGGCTTTCTGATTGGTGGGCTAGCGTTAGGCATAGGACTTTTCATCGGAGGAGCCTACTTGATTTGGGAAGGATTTAGCCTGCTTTCTCAAGATTTTAATGTCTTCCTCATGGGTTTTGGTTCCGGCCTCTCTCTCATCGGTGGTTCCATTCTTCTTTATATCCTAACAGGATTTTTCGCTTACTGGTCTTGGTGGCTGGTTAAGGCTTGCTTTAAATGGATATTGAAACGAGGTAAACGAGCATGA
- a CDS encoding helicase HerA-like domain-containing protein: MSEVIAFGYGRNRAEMQLKRLNRHGIIAGATGTGKTVTLKVLAEQLSDAGIPVFLSDIKGDLNSLVQANRKEIDPSRLEKTQYLDYTPTSYPVELWDVFGENGTPVRMTISELGPVLLTRLLGLNDTQESILNIVFSVADERGLLLIDLMDLRAMLNFVAENAAELSQYYGNIPSRSIGAILRSLVVLEQQGGKIFFGEPSLEIADLMRTTTDGRGVINVLQATELFNQPTLYSTVLLSLLSELYEVLPEVGDLDKPKMVFFFDEAHILFKDAPKVLLEKIELIVRLIRSKGVGIFFVTQNPTDIPDSVASQLGNRIQHGLRAFTPKELKTVTTVAETFRQEGSENLAKVIQELEVGEAVVSTLQTDGTPSFADRVMIYPPKSQLGTVESSLILSAINSSSLMEKYADAVNRESAHEQILAMTQEKEAELIKKAEQAEAEKQAEKAARMEEKAQKETSKTAQKANQSVGRKTDSIMDRFAKNLMSQVGREVGRVVTRGIMGMLKGK; the protein is encoded by the coding sequence ATGTCAGAAGTAATCGCTTTTGGTTATGGACGTAATCGAGCGGAAATGCAGCTCAAACGTCTCAACCGTCACGGGATTATCGCAGGAGCTACTGGTACAGGAAAAACAGTGACATTGAAAGTTTTGGCAGAACAGCTGAGTGATGCTGGGATTCCCGTATTTTTATCGGATATTAAGGGAGATTTAAATAGTTTAGTGCAGGCTAATAGGAAGGAAATTGACCCTAGTCGCCTTGAAAAAACTCAGTACCTAGACTACACACCGACAAGTTATCCAGTTGAGTTGTGGGATGTTTTTGGAGAAAATGGTACACCGGTTCGCATGACTATTTCAGAATTAGGTCCTGTCTTGTTGACCCGTTTGTTGGGATTGAATGATACGCAAGAATCTATTCTTAATATCGTGTTCAGTGTGGCAGATGAGCGTGGTCTCTTGCTCATTGATTTGATGGACTTGAGGGCTATGCTCAATTTTGTGGCAGAGAATGCAGCAGAGCTGAGTCAGTATTATGGCAATATTCCTTCTCGTTCGATCGGTGCTATCTTGCGTAGTCTGGTCGTTCTAGAGCAACAGGGTGGAAAAATTTTCTTTGGCGAGCCTAGCCTAGAGATTGCAGACCTTATGCGAACAACCACAGATGGGCGAGGTGTGATAAATGTACTTCAAGCGACAGAACTCTTCAATCAACCAACTCTTTATTCCACAGTTTTGCTCAGTCTTTTATCAGAACTCTATGAGGTCCTCCCTGAAGTGGGCGACCTTGATAAGCCTAAGATGGTCTTTTTCTTTGATGAAGCCCATATACTCTTTAAAGATGCTCCTAAAGTTTTGCTCGAAAAAATTGAGTTAATTGTCCGCCTGATTCGCTCCAAAGGAGTTGGTATTTTCTTTGTTACACAGAATCCGACTGATATTCCAGATAGCGTGGCGTCTCAACTAGGGAATCGTATCCAGCATGGTCTACGAGCCTTTACTCCAAAAGAACTCAAGACGGTTACTACAGTCGCTGAAACCTTCCGTCAAGAAGGGAGCGAAAACCTAGCCAAGGTTATTCAAGAATTGGAGGTCGGCGAGGCTGTCGTTTCAACCCTTCAAACAGATGGAACACCAAGTTTTGCGGATCGGGTCATGATTTACCCACCAAAGAGTCAGCTGGGAACTGTGGAGTCTAGTCTTATCCTTTCAGCTATCAACAGTTCTTCTTTGATGGAAAAATACGCTGACGCAGTGAATCGGGAGTCAGCCCATGAGCAGATTTTGGCTATGACGCAGGAAAAAGAAGCCGAACTAATCAAAAAAGCTGAACAGGCCGAGGCAGAAAAACAAGCTGAAAAAGCTGCAAGAATGGAAGAAAAAGCTCAAAAAGAGACCTCTAAAACTGCTCAGAAAGCTAACCAATCAGTTGGTCGGAAAACAGATTCCATAATGGATCGCTTTGCTAAAAATTTAATGAGCCAAGTTGGACGAGAAGTTGGACGTGTGGTGACACGAGGCATTATGGGCATGTTAAAAGGAAAATAA
- a CDS encoding NUDIX hydrolase, whose translation MTKRVRALLEHYHPQPLGEKYTYAVCLPLVWTDGQWQVLYEIRSEFISQPGEVSFPGGGIESEETAEMAAIRELVEELNIHHSQVELLGEIDYLVLAGSTIRCFVGCLHLDWHTIQPNEEVERLFTVPLTALLETDPVYYQLDSKVVPDCNFPFERLRAGIGYSFSHHKRSIPFYENLPENIWGMTAQFTHRFVEILRSEGQSE comes from the coding sequence ATGACAAAGAGGGTACGGGCATTATTGGAACACTACCACCCCCAGCCTTTGGGAGAAAAATATACTTATGCAGTCTGTCTGCCCTTGGTTTGGACTGATGGGCAATGGCAGGTTCTTTATGAAATTCGTAGTGAGTTCATTTCCCAGCCAGGTGAAGTTTCTTTCCCTGGAGGAGGAATTGAAAGTGAAGAGACAGCCGAGATGGCTGCTATTCGTGAGTTAGTAGAGGAGCTTAATATTCATCACAGTCAAGTAGAGTTACTGGGAGAAATTGATTATCTGGTCTTGGCTGGCTCAACCATTCGTTGTTTTGTGGGGTGTCTACATCTAGATTGGCATACCATCCAGCCCAATGAAGAAGTAGAGCGACTTTTTACGGTTCCTTTGACTGCCCTGTTAGAGACAGATCCAGTTTACTATCAATTAGACTCAAAAGTTGTTCCTGATTGTAACTTTCCCTTTGAACGCCTGAGGGCTGGGATCGGTTATTCTTTCAGCCATCATAAGCGTTCTATTCCCTTTTACGAAAATCTTCCGGAGAATATCTGGGGCATGACCGCTCAGTTCACTCATCGCTTCGTTGAAATTCTCAGAAGTGAAGGACAGAGTGAGTGA
- a CDS encoding phosphatidylglycerophosphatase A family protein: MTSDNLQNYSRDLLEERGIQLEDIATLVMHLQNKYISDLTLAECLENVEAVLAKREVQNAIMTGVEIDKLAEQGFISQPLQSILINDEGLYGIDEILGLSIVNLYGTIGFTNYGYLDKSKPGIIAKLNRKDSPHCHTFLNDIICAIAAAAASRIAHNDPEKSAITNQK; encoded by the coding sequence ATGACAAGCGATAACCTACAAAACTACTCCCGTGACCTGTTGGAAGAAAGAGGGATTCAACTTGAAGATATTGCTACCTTAGTTATGCACTTACAAAATAAATACATCTCCGATTTGACTCTAGCAGAATGCTTAGAAAATGTCGAAGCTGTTCTTGCCAAGCGAGAAGTACAAAATGCCATTATGACTGGAGTTGAGATTGATAAACTAGCTGAGCAGGGATTCATTTCTCAACCTCTCCAGTCAATCTTGATAAATGATGAAGGCCTATATGGTATTGATGAAATTCTTGGCCTATCTATTGTCAACCTCTATGGGACGATTGGTTTTACCAACTATGGATATTTAGACAAATCCAAGCCAGGTATTATTGCCAAGCTCAACAGAAAAGATAGTCCGCATTGCCACACCTTCCTTAACGACATCATCTGTGCCATTGCAGCTGCGGCTGCCAGTCGCATTGCACATAACGATCCGGAAAAGAGTGCCATCACCAATCAGAAATAA
- a CDS encoding DUF4097 family beta strand repeat-containing protein codes for MKKKLTMAIIAGFVSLITGLILAGIGFFSGGITSLEKIATPKQIHQTYTNLHTLKLDFIHRDITIRESTDDNYHITYTNSKNHIFPSLKISEKDGVLTLTAKDRELSITGIMQFFGEHLASNRTDAQTVIIRVPKNKGLAKLEGNHYPYYYGSSPLTIENVHIKEVNLSARLHLNNVQMDGGTIDTSYVSVDQSKLKNISVSVSNSEESAKLSDTSLENVKIQGYQNLHVSNATLLGENIFTPTTNQALTVTNLDLTDKSLQDLNLNISTKTDMKSLAKHLGYHYNTEEELKDIVGNTSYFKEQAEHVGIFTKDKYEKLTVKQEGDKQTLTLEKKGSKNKLTLGATNATINLRTPN; via the coding sequence ATGAAAAAGAAATTGACAATGGCAATTATTGCCGGTTTTGTTAGCTTAATTACGGGCTTAATTTTAGCAGGAATCGGATTTTTCTCTGGCGGCATCACCAGCTTGGAAAAAATCGCTACACCTAAACAAATCCATCAAACTTATACGAATCTACATACACTCAAGCTTGATTTTATCCACCGCGATATTACCATCCGGGAATCTACCGATGATAACTACCACATAACCTATACCAACTCTAAAAACCATATCTTTCCGTCACTCAAAATTTCTGAAAAAGACGGCGTCCTAACTCTGACAGCAAAAGATCGGGAACTTTCTATCACAGGAATCATGCAATTTTTTGGAGAACATCTGGCCTCCAACAGGACAGATGCACAGACCGTTATCATTCGAGTCCCTAAGAACAAGGGATTAGCAAAATTAGAAGGAAATCACTATCCCTACTATTATGGTTCTAGCCCCTTGACAATTGAAAATGTTCATATCAAAGAAGTTAACCTATCAGCTAGACTGCATCTCAATAATGTTCAAATGGATGGTGGCACAATTGATACCTCTTATGTTTCCGTAGATCAATCAAAACTGAAAAACATTAGCGTCTCAGTCTCAAACTCCGAAGAAAGCGCCAAACTTTCTGATACTAGCTTGGAAAATGTGAAAATCCAAGGCTACCAAAATCTACACGTGTCCAATGCAACCTTACTAGGTGAAAACATCTTTACTCCGACAACAAATCAAGCTCTGACCGTCACCAATCTCGACTTGACCGATAAGAGTTTACAAGATCTTAATCTCAATATCAGCACGAAAACAGATATGAAGAGTTTAGCAAAACACCTAGGTTATCACTACAATACAGAAGAAGAATTGAAGGACATTGTTGGGAATACGAGTTACTTCAAAGAACAGGCTGAACATGTTGGTATTTTTACTAAAGACAAGTACGAAAAACTCACTGTAAAACAAGAAGGTGATAAACAGACCTTAACCCTTGAAAAAAAGGGTAGTAAAAATAAGCTGACTCTTGGAGCAACAAATGCTACCATCAACCTACGAACACCAAACTAA
- a CDS encoding ABC transporter permease, with protein MRKYFYLTRLMMMTALQYKAFFVASFVSLAVKILVALYVWKTIFFTQPEVNGFTLQTFTTYIIFANLLASLNSFSLGKELSYRILDGSIAGEFLRPYSFIVSLFFKDLGDKLLELFKFSFIFIGIVLIHQDFYLPDGRTILIFLLSSLLGMFIVQLLDMAFGFLAFFTVNAWGVMLLRNGLFNLASGALLPLSFYPQAVENILRFLPYNYAVNVPVSILLGKESNLTALGLQALWIPILFGFIALLWSQAKRRIVIFGG; from the coding sequence ATGCGTAAGTATTTTTACTTGACTCGACTCATGATGATGACCGCCTTGCAGTATAAGGCATTCTTTGTGGCAAGCTTTGTTTCTCTGGCGGTGAAAATTTTAGTGGCTCTCTATGTTTGGAAAACTATTTTCTTTACTCAACCAGAAGTGAACGGTTTTACATTGCAGACCTTTACCACCTACATCATCTTTGCCAACCTTTTAGCCAGTCTCAACTCCTTTTCACTAGGCAAAGAACTTTCCTATCGTATTTTAGACGGAAGTATCGCTGGAGAATTTCTGAGACCCTACTCCTTTATTGTATCTCTTTTTTTCAAAGACCTAGGCGACAAACTTTTAGAACTCTTTAAGTTCTCCTTTATATTTATCGGAATAGTGCTGATCCACCAAGATTTCTATCTGCCCGATGGCCGAACCATTCTGATTTTCCTCCTCAGCTCGCTACTAGGTATGTTCATCGTTCAGTTGTTGGATATGGCTTTTGGTTTTCTAGCTTTCTTTACGGTCAATGCTTGGGGTGTCATGCTACTTAGAAATGGTCTCTTCAACCTAGCTTCGGGGGCACTTTTGCCTCTTAGCTTTTATCCACAGGCTGTAGAAAACATCCTTCGGTTCCTGCCCTACAATTATGCAGTCAACGTCCCAGTTTCTATCCTATTAGGAAAAGAAAGCAACTTAACTGCACTTGGTTTGCAGGCTTTATGGATTCCTATCTTATTTGGCTTTATCGCTTTGCTTTGGTCCCAAGCCAAACGCCGCATCGTCATCTTTGGAGGTTAA
- a CDS encoding ABC transporter ATP-binding protein — MIQAEHLSKTYSVVDKEVGLKGSIKAFFKPKKKSIPAVQDISLQVKKGEIIGYIGSNGSGKSTTIKMLTGVLHPDQGQVYINGLNPQENRKTVNKQIGVLFGQKSHLDWNLPVQESFILHAKIYDVPDAVFKERLASLIELLDLADIMKQPVRNLSLGQRVRCEFAAIFIHQPAVVFLDEPTIGLDASVKETIRSFIRYMNQRYQTTFLITSHDMKDIESLCERIFIIDEGKKVYDGSLTALKERFSTVKTILFSTEKPVEKELKLEGLEFERKDDFHFEIRYQSKVWTSAQVIEQVFNHFVIEDVTMKELEIETMIRQIYEEGIHA; from the coding sequence ATGATTCAAGCAGAACATCTTTCAAAAACCTATTCTGTCGTTGACAAAGAAGTCGGACTAAAGGGTTCTATTAAGGCTTTTTTTAAACCTAAGAAAAAATCCATTCCGGCTGTCCAAGACATTTCTTTACAAGTAAAAAAGGGAGAAATCATCGGCTATATCGGATCTAATGGCTCTGGAAAATCAACCACTATCAAAATGCTGACGGGTGTTCTCCATCCTGACCAAGGACAGGTCTACATCAATGGACTCAACCCTCAGGAAAATCGCAAAACTGTCAACAAGCAAATCGGTGTTCTATTCGGTCAAAAATCTCATCTGGATTGGAATTTGCCCGTACAGGAATCCTTTATCCTTCATGCCAAAATCTATGATGTTCCAGATGCAGTCTTCAAGGAAAGACTGGCTAGCTTAATTGAACTACTAGACTTAGCAGACATCATGAAACAGCCGGTTCGCAACCTCTCCTTAGGCCAACGCGTTCGCTGTGAATTTGCAGCTATCTTCATCCATCAACCTGCTGTTGTCTTTCTAGATGAACCAACCATTGGCTTAGATGCCAGTGTCAAGGAAACCATTCGTTCCTTTATCCGCTATATGAACCAACGCTATCAGACGACTTTCTTGATCACCTCTCACGATATGAAGGATATTGAAAGCCTCTGCGAGCGAATTTTCATTATTGACGAGGGTAAAAAGGTCTATGATGGTTCGCTCACAGCCCTCAAAGAACGCTTTTCAACTGTTAAAACTATTCTCTTTTCTACCGAGAAACCAGTTGAGAAAGAATTGAAGCTGGAAGGTTTGGAATTTGAGCGTAAAGATGATTTTCACTTTGAAATCCGCTACCAGAGTAAGGTATGGACCAGCGCTCAAGTCATTGAGCAGGTATTCAATCATTTCGTCATTGAAGATGTAACAATGAAAGAACTAGAGATCGAGACCATGATCCGACAAATCTATGAGGAGGGTATTCATGCGTAA
- a CDS encoding ABC transporter permease — translation MKKYINLYFYNIKVFMMAQMSFRMDFFIGLFSSLIEQIVYLVFLNILFGNIKEIAGFNYGQMLFIYGIATAGRSIHLIFFDNLWLFGSRYIRKGEFERLLLMPVNPLFQLICERIQPQGIGTTLIGILALIQASNELSMEWSFWKLLLLIFITICIGLLYAAIQLGPTALAFWIVESFPLTMGIFSLNQMAQYPLNIYPRLIQFLLIFIFPYAFTAYLPALYFFDLSMWGLALPIVVALIFAINYKLFRYGMTKFTSVGN, via the coding sequence ATGAAGAAGTACATCAACCTCTATTTCTATAATATCAAAGTCTTTATGATGGCTCAAATGTCCTTTCGGATGGATTTTTTTATCGGACTATTCTCCTCTTTGATTGAACAAATTGTTTACCTGGTTTTCCTCAATATTCTATTTGGTAATATCAAGGAAATTGCTGGCTTTAACTATGGACAAATGCTCTTTATCTACGGTATTGCAACAGCAGGACGATCCATTCATTTGATTTTCTTTGATAATCTTTGGTTGTTTGGCAGTCGCTATATTCGGAAGGGAGAATTTGAACGACTGCTCCTCATGCCTGTCAATCCCTTATTTCAGCTCATTTGCGAACGAATCCAGCCCCAAGGAATCGGAACGACTCTCATCGGTATTCTAGCCCTTATTCAGGCTTCCAATGAACTTAGTATGGAGTGGTCCTTCTGGAAATTATTGTTACTGATTTTCATTACCATTTGTATCGGTCTACTCTACGCAGCTATTCAACTTGGACCAACAGCGCTTGCCTTTTGGATTGTAGAGTCCTTCCCTCTGACGATGGGAATTTTTTCCCTCAACCAGATGGCTCAATATCCTCTTAATATTTACCCAAGACTTATCCAGTTTCTGTTAATTTTTATCTTCCCTTACGCATTTACAGCCTATCTCCCAGCTCTCTACTTCTTCGACCTATCTATGTGGGGCTTGGCATTACCAATCGTAGTAGCTCTAATCTTTGCAATTAACTATAAGCTCTTCCGCTATGGAATGACGAAATTCACAAGTGTAGGCAACTAA
- a CDS encoding PadR family transcriptional regulator, with translation MHFPVPAVLTEFLIMAILESDDSYGYEICQTIKLISNIKESALYPILKRLEQNDFLTTYSREYQGRMRKYYSLTQLGHEELIRLKDDWDTYTNTISGIIEGSIRHDKI, from the coding sequence ATGCATTTTCCAGTTCCTGCGGTGCTGACAGAATTTCTCATCATGGCCATATTGGAATCTGATGATTCCTATGGGTATGAAATTTGCCAGACAATCAAACTGATCTCCAATATAAAGGAATCAGCCCTTTATCCCATTCTAAAACGATTAGAACAAAATGACTTTTTGACTACCTATTCCCGTGAATATCAGGGAAGGATGAGGAAATACTATAGTCTGACCCAGTTAGGTCACGAAGAATTGATTCGCCTCAAAGATGACTGGGATACCTATACCAATACAATAAGCGGCATCATAGAAGGGAGCATCCGTCATGACAAGATCTGA
- a CDS encoding formate/nitrite transporter family protein, translating into MAAQQDTLIYNIDKSIRKKADLIENNYFAYAVRSIMASVYLAIGLAISVYTADKLNHIVDGLGKFSYGLMFGWCLVMILYMNAELGTSNMMYMTSAIHRKVIPTKTALKILATCIFFNFVGAVLVCFLLSLTSPYQHIDQHSYLFEATVAKLAKTPLTQFVEGIFANIVVNIAVFVTMRMKDDAGRVISLIFIIFIFAFLGFEHVIANFSTFSLAFFSNGGPVEGMNVLSILSNFLFSGLGNYAGGGLLIGLLYSWLSNKSKLYVD; encoded by the coding sequence ATGGCAGCACAACAAGACACGCTAATTTATAATATCGACAAAAGCATCAGGAAAAAAGCAGACTTGATTGAAAATAATTATTTTGCTTATGCCGTTCGCTCCATCATGGCAAGTGTTTATCTGGCGATTGGTTTAGCCATTTCGGTTTATACAGCCGATAAACTGAACCATATCGTTGATGGTCTTGGAAAATTCAGCTATGGACTCATGTTCGGCTGGTGCTTGGTAATGATTTTATACATGAACGCTGAGCTTGGTACATCCAACATGATGTATATGACTTCTGCCATTCACCGCAAGGTCATTCCTACAAAAACAGCTTTGAAAATCTTGGCAACCTGTATCTTCTTCAACTTTGTCGGTGCAGTACTTGTCTGCTTCCTCTTATCACTAACCTCACCATATCAGCATATTGACCAGCATAGTTACCTTTTCGAGGCTACTGTGGCTAAATTGGCAAAAACACCATTGACTCAATTTGTTGAAGGGATTTTCGCCAATATTGTCGTGAACATCGCCGTATTTGTTACTATGCGTATGAAGGATGACGCTGGTCGTGTTATTTCGTTGATTTTCATCATCTTTATCTTTGCCTTCCTTGGTTTTGAACACGTTATAGCCAACTTCTCTACTTTCTCACTCGCCTTCTTTTCAAATGGCGGTCCTGTTGAAGGGATGAACGTCCTCAGTATCCTAAGCAACTTCCTCTTCTCCGGACTTGGAAACTATGCCGGCGGTGGTCTCTTGATTGGTCTTCTTTATAGTTGGCTAAGCAATAAGTCAAAATTATACGTTGACTAA